The following are from one region of the Candidatus Dadabacteria bacterium genome:
- a CDS encoding M23 family metallopeptidase, whose product MEKRNDGLSLTVSCNKFGWTRSWGISRARFHMALGVLGTFLAGAFLSFFFSYSLYGEAEDIRAQKEAEINELLDAVANMSQDIIVDKRLEDKFIKRVLRLEKKLASMEKKLSTKKQRRTPAIGGRGFRVDDIGHDYFDAVEKDIDRIADSLAVLPFGKPVSGSISSGYGYRKSPFSGAREFHGGIDFRGKTGTEVVATADGVVDKAKRVKGYGKYVVIKHKKGYKTLYAHLSKIEVKKGQKVVAGEKIGEIGSTGRSSGPHLHYEIIRHGMRLNPKKYIR is encoded by the coding sequence GTGGAGAAAAGAAACGACGGACTGTCGCTTACCGTATCCTGCAACAAGTTCGGCTGGACCCGCTCCTGGGGTATCAGCAGGGCGCGGTTTCACATGGCGCTTGGAGTGCTTGGAACTTTCCTTGCGGGCGCGTTTTTATCCTTTTTCTTCTCATACAGTCTCTACGGGGAAGCAGAAGATATACGGGCGCAGAAGGAAGCGGAGATAAACGAGCTGCTCGACGCCGTCGCGAACATGTCGCAGGACATAATCGTAGACAAGCGGCTTGAGGACAAGTTCATAAAAAGAGTTTTAAGGCTTGAGAAAAAGCTTGCCTCCATGGAGAAGAAGCTCTCGACCAAGAAGCAGAGGCGGACTCCGGCCATAGGCGGGCGCGGGTTCAGGGTGGACGACATAGGCCATGACTACTTTGACGCGGTGGAAAAGGACATAGACCGCATCGCCGACTCCCTGGCGGTCCTTCCATTCGGAAAACCCGTCTCGGGGAGCATCTCCTCGGGATACGGCTACAGGAAATCTCCTTTCTCCGGTGCGAGGGAGTTTCACGGCGGAATCGACTTCAGGGGGAAAACGGGGACCGAGGTAGTCGCCACGGCAGACGGCGTGGTCGACAAGGCGAAACGGGTCAAGGGCTACGGCAAGTATGTAGTCATCAAGCATAAAAAAGGCTACAAGACTCTCTACGCGCACCTCTCGAAGATAGAGGTAAAAAAGGGCCAGAAGGTCGTCGCGGGGGAGAAGATAGGGGAGATCGGGTCGACCGGACGCTCAAGCGGGCCGCATCTTCACTACGAGATAATAAGGCACGGAATGAGATTAAACCCCAAAAAATACATAAGATAG
- a CDS encoding polymer-forming cytoskeletal protein, which produces MYGKKQKNGKKNPETVETILGKGAVFEGNISCEGSMKVEGTLKGNVKADHTFVVGPNGSVTGDINAGGVIIFGEVNGKIDAGSLEIKSTGRITGEILIETLITEAGGVMRAKCEMKGPAQQTGSDDQVLTVSYSKQ; this is translated from the coding sequence ATGTACGGCAAGAAACAGAAAAACGGCAAAAAGAACCCGGAGACGGTTGAAACGATTCTCGGCAAGGGCGCGGTGTTCGAGGGGAACATTTCGTGCGAGGGGTCGATGAAAGTCGAGGGGACTCTCAAGGGGAACGTGAAGGCGGACCACACGTTCGTGGTTGGTCCGAACGGCTCGGTCACCGGGGACATAAACGCCGGAGGGGTCATCATATTCGGGGAAGTGAACGGAAAGATAGACGCCGGGTCGCTTGAGATCAAAAGCACCGGCAGGATAACCGGAGAAATACTGATCGAAACCCTGATAACCGAGGCGGGGGGCGTCATGAGGGCCAAGTGCGAAATGAAAGGCCCCGCGCAGCAGACGGGCTCGGACGACCAGGTGCTGACCGTCTCCTACTCCAAGCAGTAA
- a CDS encoding SCO family protein — protein sequence MKRYYLPLAALVLIALVWFAVLGFLRTDKTKFYGDEYRRPAFDFSLTDQRNQKFILSEHADKVILLNFGFTNCPDVCPTTLGILGEVLDIVGDDRAMALFVTVDPERDTAERLGAYIPFFHDRIVGLTGSEEKIKQVNDACGTFYSKEQEISEEDYMVVHSPAVYLIGPGGAMLLRYPKEKLLPEKMADDVKRLLL from the coding sequence ATGAAACGATACTACCTGCCCTTGGCTGCCCTGGTTCTGATCGCCCTTGTGTGGTTTGCGGTCCTGGGGTTTCTTCGCACGGACAAGACAAAGTTCTACGGGGACGAGTACCGCCGCCCCGCCTTTGATTTTTCGCTCACCGACCAGCGGAACCAGAAATTCATTCTCTCTGAGCACGCGGACAAGGTCATACTGCTTAACTTCGGCTTCACCAACTGCCCCGACGTGTGCCCCACGACTCTCGGGATACTGGGCGAGGTGCTTGATATCGTGGGAGACGATAGGGCGATGGCGCTTTTCGTAACCGTCGACCCCGAGCGCGACACCGCCGAGCGCCTCGGCGCCTACATACCGTTTTTCCACGACCGCATAGTGGGGCTTACGGGTTCCGAGGAGAAAATAAAACAGGTAAACGACGCCTGCGGGACCTTTTATTCAAAGGAGCAGGAGATCTCGGAAGAGGATTACATGGTGGTTCACTCTCCCGCCGTTTACCTGATAGGCCCGGGCGGTGCGATGTTGCTGCGCTACCCCAAGGAAAAGCTTCTTCCGGAGAAAATGGCCGATGACGTAAAACGCCTTCTCCTTTAA
- a CDS encoding copper chaperone PCu(A)C gives MRKRLLFLLLFLLPAPLAHGEGISVTDPWVRQNPPGTSVTAAYMVIENPGADDELLGIRCACAREASIHVIEMKKGSDSMVMREVPSIAIPSGASLALSPGGTHVMLMGLSGDMDKSVVLELEFRSGARISVTAPVLSPKAAQKHSHH, from the coding sequence ATGAGAAAACGCCTTCTTTTCCTTCTTCTTTTCCTTCTTCCGGCTCCCTTGGCGCACGGCGAAGGAATATCGGTAACGGATCCGTGGGTAAGGCAAAACCCGCCGGGCACTTCCGTGACCGCGGCCTACATGGTTATCGAGAATCCCGGTGCGGATGACGAGCTGCTCGGGATTCGCTGCGCCTGCGCCCGCGAGGCCTCGATTCACGTTATCGAGATGAAGAAGGGTTCAGATTCCATGGTGATGCGGGAGGTCCCGTCGATAGCTATTCCCTCGGGCGCTTCGCTCGCCCTTTCCCCGGGAGGCACCCACGTGATGCTGATGGGACTCTCGGGCGATATGGATAAAAGCGTGGTTTTGGAGCTGGAATTCCGCTCGGGCGCGCGGATATCGGTTACCGCGCCCGTTCTCTCCCCCAAGGCCGCGCAGAAGCACAGCCACCACTAG
- a CDS encoding vitamin K epoxide reductase family protein produces the protein MAKWKNSFLGEGTGLAAFALCVLGTAVSVYLLVADFVLGGAELCLTGHGCDVVRESRYSSIGGIPVSLLGVLGYATMAGAVLLPLGRRTKWSLVFWLSAAAVGFSAYLTYLELFIIDAICSWCVVSAAVAAAVFLLAASRREGTTGRALVSLGGAGAVIVLVFAISYSVHSPAPEEASSPSSATFYQASLAKYLSERGATMYGSYKCSHCERQKQLFGGAFGYITYVECSRRGPDPDPALCAAKNIKSYPTWEIGGEFYEGVRTLEQLGRISGYSD, from the coding sequence ATGGCCAAATGGAAAAACAGCTTTCTGGGCGAGGGGACGGGGCTTGCGGCGTTTGCCCTCTGCGTGCTGGGAACGGCGGTCTCCGTGTATCTGCTCGTGGCGGACTTTGTGCTCGGGGGAGCCGAGCTCTGCCTCACGGGGCATGGCTGTGACGTGGTGAGGGAGAGCCGCTACTCGAGCATCGGCGGCATCCCGGTTTCGCTTCTGGGAGTGCTGGGATACGCCACCATGGCCGGCGCCGTGCTCCTGCCGCTCGGGCGGAGGACCAAGTGGAGCCTTGTTTTCTGGCTCTCGGCCGCGGCGGTCGGTTTTTCCGCCTACCTAACCTACCTCGAGCTTTTTATAATAGACGCGATCTGCTCCTGGTGCGTTGTGTCTGCAGCAGTGGCGGCGGCGGTGTTTTTGCTCGCGGCATCCCGGAGGGAGGGGACGACCGGGCGTGCTCTCGTGTCGCTTGGCGGGGCGGGGGCGGTGATCGTCCTTGTGTTCGCCATTTCCTACTCCGTTCACTCTCCGGCGCCAGAAGAGGCCTCATCGCCCTCAAGCGCCACCTTTTACCAGGCGAGCCTCGCGAAATACCTCTCCGAGCGGGGAGCCACCATGTACGGCTCCTACAAATGCTCTCACTGCGAGAGGCAGAAGCAGCTTTTCGGAGGGGCGTTCGGCTACATAACCTACGTTGAGTGCAGTCGAAGAGGTCCCGACCCCGACCCCGCGCTCTGCGCGGCCAAGAACATAAAGAGCTATCCCACCTGGGAAATCGGGGGAGAGTTCTACGAGGGAGTGAGGACGCTTGAGCAGCTGGGGCGCATCTCCGGCTACTCGGACTAG
- a CDS encoding glycosyl transferase, which yields MKILYAIQGTGNGHISRSRDVIAELRKSVEVDIMVSERQHEIDLGFEVKYNLRGLGFVFGKNGGIDYYASIKKARFDKLLGDVNDLPVADYDMVVSDFEPISSWACRLKKRPCVSLSHQTSFVSPKTPRPEKPNKVMEFIIKWYAPVCIPLGLHFREYDNFIKTPIIRGELRRFDVRQNGHYTVYLPSFDERTLIRHLSKIDVPWELFSKHYKGEPYTEGNVAVYPVSYERFIESFTGCEGILTNAGFETPSEALFLGKKLLAVPMKGQYEQECNAVALDQMGFEVLHRVDEEFDGTLEKWVRLPRAKSEPYRDVVPDISETILALAERYGGEEEFRHPSGSPIEDAEKKGLMDLFI from the coding sequence ATGAAGATACTCTACGCCATACAGGGAACCGGAAACGGTCACATAAGCCGCTCAAGAGACGTGATAGCCGAGCTCAGAAAGTCGGTCGAGGTCGACATAATGGTAAGCGAGCGCCAGCACGAGATAGATCTCGGCTTCGAGGTCAAGTACAACCTGCGGGGGCTCGGGTTCGTTTTCGGGAAAAACGGCGGGATCGACTACTACGCCTCGATAAAGAAGGCCCGCTTCGACAAGCTGCTAGGGGACGTCAACGACCTCCCCGTCGCGGATTACGACATGGTGGTAAGCGACTTCGAGCCCATATCCTCGTGGGCGTGCCGCCTTAAGAAACGCCCCTGCGTTTCGCTCTCCCACCAGACCTCGTTCGTCTCCCCTAAGACCCCGAGGCCCGAGAAGCCGAACAAGGTGATGGAGTTCATAATAAAGTGGTACGCCCCGGTGTGCATACCGCTGGGGCTCCACTTCCGCGAATACGACAATTTCATAAAGACTCCCATAATAAGAGGGGAGCTCCGCCGCTTCGACGTCCGCCAAAACGGCCACTACACGGTTTACCTCCCGAGTTTTGACGAGCGCACCCTGATCAGGCACCTGAGCAAAATCGACGTGCCCTGGGAGCTTTTCTCGAAGCACTACAAGGGAGAGCCCTACACGGAGGGCAACGTCGCCGTGTACCCGGTGAGCTACGAGAGGTTCATAGAGAGTTTCACCGGCTGCGAGGGCATACTCACAAACGCGGGGTTCGAGACGCCGTCTGAGGCCCTTTTCCTCGGGAAGAAGCTGCTGGCGGTGCCGATGAAGGGGCAGTACGAGCAGGAATGCAACGCCGTGGCGCTTGATCAGATGGGATTCGAGGTGCTCCACAGGGTGGACGAAGAATTCGACGGGACCCTCGAGAAGTGGGTCAGGCTTCCCCGGGCAAAGTCCGAGCCCTACCGGGACGTCGTTCCCGACATATCCGAAACCATACTGGCCCTGGCCGAGCGTTACGGAGGCGAGGAGGAGTTCCGCCACCCAAGCGGTTCCCCCATAGAGGACGCGGAGAAAAAGGGGCTCATGGACCTTTTTATCTGA
- a CDS encoding phosphatase PAP2 family protein encodes MINNDNVAHKVTFPRPAEGGRAAATANLVSTVFSPALVVFYAVLLCSYSIEHSSKFLWASFFVLLFVLAPTAYIFYLMGQGKVTDFHISVREERIRPLSVIFIYSVFLLMFYSFVGGPAALVTLGYSCLALTGLWILVSFYWKISGHCAAMGALGAMVFAHPHESLIFVLPPLALLVMWSRVRLGCHSLAQTVAGLAMGTAVFWFFLS; translated from the coding sequence ATGATTAACAACGACAACGTAGCTCACAAGGTCACATTTCCCCGTCCGGCGGAAGGCGGCAGGGCGGCGGCGACGGCGAACCTCGTCTCGACGGTGTTCTCTCCCGCGCTCGTGGTCTTCTACGCCGTCCTTCTCTGCTCCTACTCGATCGAGCACTCCTCGAAGTTTCTCTGGGCCTCCTTTTTCGTGCTGCTTTTCGTGCTCGCCCCCACGGCCTACATTTTCTATCTCATGGGCCAGGGCAAGGTGACGGATTTTCACATAAGCGTCAGGGAGGAGCGGATAAGGCCGCTGAGCGTCATCTTCATCTACTCGGTCTTTCTGCTTATGTTTTACAGTTTCGTCGGCGGACCCGCCGCGCTCGTGACGCTCGGCTATTCGTGCCTGGCGCTGACGGGCCTCTGGATACTGGTATCGTTTTACTGGAAGATAAGCGGCCACTGCGCCGCCATGGGCGCTTTGGGGGCTATGGTGTTCGCCCACCCGCACGAGAGCCTGATTTTCGTTCTTCCGCCCCTGGCCCTGCTGGTTATGTGGTCGAGAGTGAGGCTCGGGTGCCACAGCCTAGCCCAGACTGTCGCGGGACTGGCCATGGGCACAGCGGTTTTCTGGTTTTTCCTTTCCTGA
- a CDS encoding glycosyltransferase: MFDFLKYFCTLLYIISSVFLCVFGLHRYYLVHLYSRAKARRGEAPGGGGPLPRVTVQLPVYNEMYVTERLMRAVCGIDYPRELLEVQVLDDSTDDTSRIAAGCAEELRAAGFDIKHIRRGSREGYKAGALAAGCAEASGELLAVFDADFVPPRDFLRKTVPCFEDPEVGIVQTRWGHLNRDYSLLTKAQSVLLDGHFVIEQAARHGNGLFLNFNGTAGVIRKKCIELSGGWQHDTLTEDLDLSYRAQINGWRAVYLPDVVSDAELPVDMNAFKIQQHRWVKGGIQTALKLLPTVLGAPGIPFKVKAESVFHLLGNFSYLFLLATIILIIPMNFLWERIWLNDLFIASVTGVAVGTFAIIRFYILAVGEAHGSRARGFYKYIPVALSVGAGIAVNNAKAVLEAVAGRTSGFARTPKYAVVSRKDGWRTSAYVSSKGVTTFFEVVLSLFFTVQVAYVLYMGFFIWIPFLLLMQFGFTYTAFLSIYHSS, encoded by the coding sequence GTGTTTGATTTTCTTAAGTACTTTTGCACCCTGCTTTACATTATTTCTTCCGTTTTTCTCTGCGTATTCGGTCTTCACCGCTACTACCTGGTGCATCTTTACTCGAGGGCCAAGGCGCGCCGGGGAGAAGCCCCGGGGGGCGGGGGTCCGCTTCCGCGCGTCACGGTGCAGCTGCCCGTCTATAACGAGATGTACGTAACCGAGAGGCTTATGCGGGCGGTCTGCGGCATCGACTACCCGAGAGAGCTTCTCGAAGTGCAGGTCCTTGACGACTCAACCGACGACACAAGCCGCATAGCCGCGGGCTGCGCGGAGGAGCTTCGGGCCGCGGGGTTTGACATAAAGCATATCCGAAGGGGATCCCGGGAAGGGTACAAGGCCGGGGCGCTTGCAGCGGGCTGCGCCGAGGCAAGCGGGGAGCTTTTGGCGGTTTTCGACGCGGATTTCGTTCCCCCGAGGGATTTTCTCAGAAAAACCGTGCCATGCTTTGAGGATCCGGAGGTCGGGATAGTGCAGACGAGATGGGGGCATCTGAACCGCGACTACTCCCTTCTCACAAAGGCCCAGTCCGTGCTTCTTGACGGCCATTTCGTAATCGAGCAGGCGGCGCGCCACGGAAACGGCCTTTTTCTTAACTTTAACGGCACTGCCGGCGTGATCCGCAAGAAATGCATAGAGCTCTCCGGCGGGTGGCAGCACGACACCCTCACCGAGGATCTTGACCTGAGCTACAGGGCGCAAATAAATGGGTGGCGTGCGGTCTACCTGCCCGACGTGGTGTCTGACGCCGAACTTCCCGTTGACATGAACGCCTTTAAAATACAGCAGCACAGGTGGGTTAAGGGAGGAATCCAGACTGCCCTCAAGCTTCTGCCCACGGTACTCGGCGCCCCCGGGATTCCGTTTAAGGTAAAGGCCGAGAGCGTATTCCATCTTCTCGGCAACTTCAGCTACCTTTTCCTGCTCGCCACGATAATCCTCATAATACCCATGAACTTCCTCTGGGAGCGCATCTGGCTTAACGACCTTTTCATCGCGAGCGTCACAGGGGTGGCGGTCGGCACTTTCGCCATAATAAGGTTCTACATACTTGCCGTGGGGGAGGCCCACGGTTCCCGGGCTCGGGGATTTTACAAGTACATACCCGTTGCGCTAAGCGTTGGGGCGGGCATCGCCGTTAACAACGCCAAGGCCGTTTTGGAAGCGGTTGCGGGCAGGACGTCGGGCTTTGCGAGGACGCCCAAGTACGCCGTCGTCAGCAGGAAGGACGGGTGGAGAACCTCGGCGTATGTTTCCTCAAAAGGGGTTACGACTTTTTTCGAGGTCGTTCTCTCGCTTTTCTTCACGGTTCAGGTGGCCTACGTCCTGTACATGGGATTTTTCATCTGGATTCCCTTTTTACTGCTCATGCAGTTCGGTTTCACCTATACAGCTTTTCTCTCCATATATCACAGTTCGTGA
- a CDS encoding LL-diaminopimelate aminotransferase translates to MEIKWAKRIEELPPYLFAEIDRKKDELVQKGVDVIDLGVGDPDIPTPDHIIESLREAAGNPEHHRYPSYVGMLSFREAAADWYAERFGVTLDPAKEVVTLIGSKEGIAHAPLAFVDPGDVALVPDPGYPVYPVSTTFAGGVPYPMPLLKENGFFPDLDAIPSAVAEKAVMMFLNYPNNPTTVLANEGFFKEVVDFARENSILVCHDAAYTEIAFYGQNPISFLEIPGAMDVGIEFHSLSKTFSMTGWRLAFAAGNEKAIAGLGKIKTNIDSGAFQAVQEAGITALQNSSLGLEERKEVYRERLEIFCRGLEEAGIEYTRPEATFYVWFEVPEGISSSEFCARMLSEAGVVVTPGNGFGDCGEGYARVSVTFDTERIRQAAERIASFRP, encoded by the coding sequence ATGGAAATCAAATGGGCGAAGAGAATCGAGGAGCTTCCTCCGTACCTTTTCGCGGAGATCGACAGGAAAAAGGACGAGCTCGTCCAGAAGGGGGTCGACGTGATCGACCTGGGGGTGGGCGATCCGGACATACCGACGCCCGATCACATAATCGAGTCGCTTCGCGAGGCCGCGGGGAATCCCGAGCACCACCGTTACCCCTCCTACGTGGGGATGCTGTCTTTTCGGGAGGCGGCGGCCGACTGGTATGCGGAGCGCTTCGGGGTGACCCTCGATCCCGCAAAAGAAGTAGTGACGCTGATAGGCTCGAAGGAAGGGATAGCCCATGCGCCCCTCGCGTTCGTTGACCCGGGGGACGTGGCGCTCGTGCCGGACCCGGGATACCCGGTGTACCCGGTTTCGACCACGTTTGCGGGAGGAGTTCCCTATCCCATGCCGCTTCTCAAGGAAAACGGCTTTTTCCCTGACCTCGACGCCATTCCCTCCGCGGTGGCGGAGAAAGCGGTCATGATGTTTCTTAACTATCCCAACAACCCGACCACGGTTCTCGCAAACGAGGGATTTTTCAAAGAGGTGGTCGATTTCGCGCGGGAAAACAGCATACTGGTGTGTCACGACGCGGCCTACACCGAGATAGCGTTTTACGGCCAGAATCCCATCAGCTTCCTTGAGATACCGGGGGCGATGGATGTCGGAATCGAGTTCCACTCGCTGTCGAAGACCTTCAGCATGACCGGGTGGCGCCTAGCGTTCGCCGCGGGCAACGAGAAGGCCATAGCGGGCCTGGGGAAGATAAAGACGAACATAGACTCGGGGGCTTTCCAGGCGGTCCAGGAGGCGGGCATAACGGCTCTTCAGAACAGCTCCTTGGGGCTTGAGGAAAGAAAGGAGGTCTACAGGGAGCGCCTTGAGATATTCTGCCGGGGGCTTGAGGAGGCGGGCATAGAGTACACCCGGCCCGAGGCCACCTTCTACGTGTGGTTCGAGGTTCCCGAGGGGATAAGCTCTTCGGAGTTCTGCGCGAGGATGCTTTCTGAGGCGGGAGTGGTGGTCACTCCCGGAAACGGGTTCGGGGACTGCGGGGAGGGCTACGCCAGGGTTTCCGTCACGTTCGATACCGAGAGGATAAGGCAGGCGGCCGAGAGGATAGCCAGTTTCAGGCCGTAG